AGTAGCAATGACCCTGACAACATCCTTGCCCATCCCAGACTTAATCCGTCAGCTGCGGCAGCATCTCAATCTGTCGCAGGAGAAGTTTGCAGCCGAATTGGGCGTGTCTTTCAAAACCGTGAATCGGTGGGAGCGGGGACATAGCCTGCCTTCACTGATGGCTCTGAAGCTGATCGAAGCTCAACTGAAAACACTTGGGGAACCCGGGCAAGTTCTGTTACGCCGGTATTTCTTAAAGGGAGAGTTGGATGCCTGAATCGAGATCGTCCGTTAGTCTGGAGGATATCTTTATTACCGAGGTCTTAGCCCAAAGGCCGTCCAGAACCCCTAACTTACAAGCTGAAACGCAGGCTTTCCATGCGCTGGCGCGGCAACTCGCAGAACACCCACAAACGATGCTAAGAACCTTAGTGGCTGTCGCGAAGGAGCTGTGTCAGGCAGGAAGTGCTGGCGTGAGTTTACTCGAGGTGACTGCCAATGGAGAAGAAGTCTTTCGCTGGGTTGCCGTCGCGGGAGCCCTAGCCGATTACGAGGGCAGGACAGCGCCGAGAAACTTTAGTCCTTGTGGCACCTGTCTAGACCGCCAATCACCTCAACTTTATACCCATCCGGAGCGCTATTTCCCCGACTTCGAGCAAGCGAACCCTCCAGTCGTTGAAGGGTTGGGTATTCCGTTAATAGGTGCATCTCAACCCTTAGGCGTCATTTGGATCGTGTCCCATAACGCAGCCCGACAGTTTGATGCTGAAGACGTGCGGATTATGACGAGTCTGGCGGACTTTACCGCGGCTGCCCTACACAGTATTCAGCTGCGGCAAACGGCAGAAGTTGCCTTGCAGCGGGAGCAATCTGCCTGGCGAGAAGCCGAAGCCACCCGTCAAGCCTTAGATGAATCGGCACAACGCGCGATTGAAATTCTGGAAAGTATTACTGATGCTTTTATCTGTGTTGATCAAGACTGGCGCATTACCTATGCCAATCAAGAGGCTGCCCGGTTAACCAAACTGCACCCTGAGGAAATGATAGGTAAGACGCGCCAAGCGTTGCAGTCTGGAGCAACACGAAGCAGTTCCCCGCCTGAGGTCATCGCCACGGTGATGGAACAAGCTTATCGTCGGACTGTTGCAGCACCAGAGGAAATCCACTTCGAGACGTTTGATGAAGCTTCGCAGCGGTGGCTAGAGATCCATACTTATCCCTGTAAGGTGGGTTTCAGTCTTTATTTTCGCGACATTACTGAGCGCAAACGAGACAAAATTAAACGTCTGCAAGCAGAGACAGCCTTGCGAGAGAGCGAATCGCGCTTTCGTCTGATTGTCGAGAGTGTAAGAGACTATGCCATCTTTACGTTGGACCTGGATGGGCACATCACCAGTTGGAACCCTGGAGCCGAACGGCTGCTCGGTTACAAAGAGGCAGAAATTATCGGTCAACTCGGTCGCATTATCTTTACCCCCGAGGACAATGAGGCTGGAAAAGCCGATGAGGAACTTCAGACGGCGCTGACTCAAGAACGAGCAGAGGATGACCGCTGGCACGTTCGTAAAGATGGAAGCCGATTCTTCGCCAGTGGTTTCATGATGCAACTGCGAGACGAAGCAGGAAACCTTCAGGGATTGGTCAAGATTCTGAGAGACATCACCGGAGCACATCAAGCCCAAGAGCGGGAGCAGTTTCTATCCAGAGCGAGTTCTGTCCTGGCCGGAACCCTTGACTACAAAATCACGTTATTTAACATCGCGCAGTTAGCTGTGCCGTTTCTGGCTGACGTTTGTTTCTTTGACATTCTCAATCCCAATCACCAGATCGAACGAATGGCATGGCATCACGGCGATCCGACCAAGCGGGATTGGTTTGAGCAGGTGCAACGCTATACGCCGCCTCAAGACCGTGAGAACCACCCGATCTCCACCGTTGTTGCCACAGGTCATGCCAACCTTGTTGCTCACATGAGCGAAACATGGATGCAAGCCGCAGCGATCAGTGCCGAGCATTTGCAATTCATCCGTGACTTGCAGGTGCGATCGCTGATCACTGTGCCCCTGATTGCCCATGGGCGAACGCTTGGAGCTCTAACGGTTTGCTCCACCGCAGACTCGAATCGTCACTACACTCAGTCCGACTTGGCAGTGGCAGAAGAATTAGGACGACGGGCAGCGTTGGCACTCGATAATGCCCGACTCTACCAGCAGGCGCAGGAAGCCAACCGAATGAAAGACGAGTTTTTGGCAGTGCTCTCGCATGAGTTGCGCTCACCGCTGAACCCGATTCTCGGTTGGCTGC
The sequence above is a segment of the Cyanobacteria bacterium FACHB-DQ100 genome. Coding sequences within it:
- a CDS encoding PAS domain S-box protein; protein product: MPESRSSVSLEDIFITEVLAQRPSRTPNLQAETQAFHALARQLAEHPQTMLRTLVAVAKELCQAGSAGVSLLEVTANGEEVFRWVAVAGALADYEGRTAPRNFSPCGTCLDRQSPQLYTHPERYFPDFEQANPPVVEGLGIPLIGASQPLGVIWIVSHNAARQFDAEDVRIMTSLADFTAAALHSIQLRQTAEVALQREQSAWREAEATRQALDESAQRAIEILESITDAFICVDQDWRITYANQEAARLTKLHPEEMIGKTRQALQSGATRSSSPPEVIATVMEQAYRRTVAAPEEIHFETFDEASQRWLEIHTYPCKVGFSLYFRDITERKRDKIKRLQAETALRESESRFRLIVESVRDYAIFTLDLDGHITSWNPGAERLLGYKEAEIIGQLGRIIFTPEDNEAGKADEELQTALTQERAEDDRWHVRKDGSRFFASGFMMQLRDEAGNLQGLVKILRDITGAHQAQEREQFLSRASSVLAGTLDYKITLFNIAQLAVPFLADVCFFDILNPNHQIERMAWHHGDPTKRDWFEQVQRYTPPQDRENHPISTVVATGHANLVAHMSETWMQAAAISAEHLQFIRDLQVRSLITVPLIAHGRTLGALTVCSTADSNRHYTQSDLAVAEELGRRAALALDNARLYQQAQEANRMKDEFLAVLSHELRSPLNPILGWLQMIRRGNMDAARTEKAWNTIERNAKLQAQLVEDLLDVSRILQGKLSLNMGQVNLAVTIRAALETVQLAAQAKSIAIETRLDSQIPSILGDATRLQQVVWNLLSNAIKFTPEQGQVEVHLERLDNQAQIRVRDTGVGIPPSFVPHVFDYFRQADGATTRRFGGLGLGLAIVRQIVEAHGGTVWAESPGEAQGATFTVRLPLTLAQSTTTPESQPSEAACSLHGTQILVVDNEPDALEVAAFVLEQDGATVITARSAEEALTVFNESQPDILLSDIGMPEIDGYMLMEQVRCFEALQQESLPPEKRRAIPAIALTAYAGEINYQQAIAAGFQRHLAKPVDPGMLVQTIAELLKQNPRQ
- a CDS encoding helix-turn-helix domain-containing protein, producing the protein MTLTTSLPIPDLIRQLRQHLNLSQEKFAAELGVSFKTVNRWERGHSLPSLMALKLIEAQLKTLGEPGQVLLRRYFLKGELDA